One segment of Variovorax paradoxus DNA contains the following:
- a CDS encoding tRNA-uridine aminocarboxypropyltransferase translates to MSAASIPRPQCNTCLRPLSACICRWVAPTAHAVEVLVLQHPLEVHQAKGSARLLHLSLAHCRVVVGEAFAAPVWPVDGKRTLLLYPDSLEHSAPDLRVPTPLPPEGPPARSGLRLIVLDGTWRKSRKMLHQSPPLQQLPRLALRNLPPSHYRIRKAHQPDQLSTLEATCYALGQLEGAAARFQPLLDAFDGFVEHLERAGGQRNA, encoded by the coding sequence ATGTCCGCCGCTTCCATCCCACGCCCCCAGTGCAACACTTGCCTGCGCCCGCTCAGCGCCTGCATCTGCCGCTGGGTCGCGCCCACCGCCCACGCGGTGGAGGTGCTGGTGCTGCAGCACCCGCTGGAAGTCCATCAGGCCAAGGGCAGTGCCCGACTGCTGCACCTGAGCCTGGCGCACTGCCGCGTGGTGGTGGGTGAGGCATTTGCAGCGCCGGTCTGGCCGGTGGACGGCAAGCGAACGCTGCTGCTGTACCCGGACAGCCTGGAGCATTCCGCACCGGACCTGCGGGTTCCAACCCCGCTACCGCCGGAGGGGCCGCCAGCCCGGTCGGGCCTGCGCCTCATCGTGCTGGACGGCACCTGGCGCAAAAGTCGAAAGATGCTCCACCAAAGCCCGCCATTGCAACAGTTGCCCCGCTTGGCGCTGCGCAACCTGCCGCCTTCGCACTACCGTATCCGCAAAGCCCATCAGCCCGACCAACTGTCAACCCTGGAGGCGACCTGCTACGCCCTGGGCCAACTGGAAGGCGCTGCGGCGCGGTTCCAGCCACTGCTGGATGCCTTCGACGGGTTTGTAGAGCACCTGGAACGAGCCGGCGGGCAGCGGAACGCTTGA
- a CDS encoding nuclear transport factor 2 family protein, with translation MKSAPELLRAYLENIRSPETAAGLFAPDGVLELPWIQVRAQGPEAIRNLVSGLLAKVPEFAFNDIRFWIETPDRTFAEYDVDATVAASGKPYRQTYAGVLIAEGGKIKLLREALNTAAAAEAFSPV, from the coding sequence ATGAAATCCGCACCCGAACTGCTGCGCGCCTACCTCGAGAACATCCGCTCGCCGGAGACTGCTGCCGGCCTGTTCGCACCGGACGGTGTCCTGGAACTGCCCTGGATTCAGGTCCGCGCGCAAGGGCCGGAAGCGATCCGCAACCTTGTGTCCGGGCTGCTTGCCAAGGTTCCCGAGTTCGCGTTCAACGACATCCGGTTCTGGATCGAGACACCGGACCGGACCTTCGCCGAGTACGACGTGGATGCAACGGTGGCCGCTTCCGGAAAACCCTACCGGCAGACCTACGCGGGCGTGCTGATCGCCGAGGGCGGGAAGATCAAGCTGCTTCGGGAAGCGTTGAACACGGCAGCGGCGGCGGAGGCTTTCAGTCCCGTGTAG
- a CDS encoding SDR family oxidoreductase — protein sequence MAQKLAGKVAVVTGATTGIGFAAAKAFAAEGATVYITGRRKAELDAAVAAIGFAAIGVQADSSKLGDLDRLYAQVEAEQGRLDVLYANAGGGGMLPLGSITEEHFDETFDRNVKGVVFTVQKALPLLDKAKAGASVILAGSTTSVLGTANFSIYSATKAAVRNLARSWILDLKGRAIRVNTLSPGPVHTPGLVELAGPDAEQQKGLLDYLTTQVPLGRMGQPEDIAKAAVFLASDDSAFVNGVELFADGGQAQV from the coding sequence ATGGCTCAGAAGCTCGCAGGCAAAGTTGCCGTTGTCACCGGCGCAACCACCGGTATCGGCTTTGCAGCAGCAAAGGCATTTGCCGCGGAAGGCGCCACCGTCTACATCACGGGCCGCCGCAAGGCCGAGCTGGACGCTGCCGTGGCGGCCATCGGATTCGCAGCAATCGGCGTGCAGGCCGACTCCAGCAAGCTGGGCGACCTCGATCGGCTGTATGCCCAGGTCGAGGCCGAACAGGGACGCCTGGACGTTCTCTACGCCAACGCGGGCGGCGGCGGCATGCTGCCTCTGGGCAGCATCACCGAAGAACACTTCGACGAAACCTTCGATCGCAATGTGAAGGGCGTCGTGTTCACCGTGCAGAAGGCGCTGCCGCTGCTGGACAAGGCCAAGGCCGGCGCCTCGGTCATTCTTGCCGGCTCCACGACCAGCGTGCTCGGCACCGCCAACTTCAGCATCTACAGCGCGACCAAGGCCGCGGTGCGCAACCTGGCGCGCAGCTGGATCCTCGACCTCAAGGGCCGCGCAATCCGCGTCAACACGCTGTCGCCCGGTCCCGTTCACACGCCGGGCCTGGTGGAGCTCGCCGGACCGGATGCAGAGCAGCAGAAGGGTTTGCTCGACTACCTCACGACCCAGGTGCCGCTGGGCCGCATGGGGCAGCCCGAGGACATCGCCAAGGCTGCGGTCTTCCTGGCTTCGGACGACTCGGCTTTCGTCAACGGTGTGGAGCTGTTCGCCGACGGCGGGCAGGCCCAGGTCTGA
- a CDS encoding beta-propeller fold lactonase family protein, protein MARLAPFLLALSLGACGGGGDSSGGSFLAFPPAPPVSSTGATIGGTISGLSGTVVLRNNGQDDLRVSANGEFVFASAVTLGNPYAVTIAAQPEGQTCSVSAGQGTANAAVNDVRVVCAAQTHPVGGTVSGLTGTLVLRNNGGDELSVTANGAFTFAQALPHGAAYDVSVRTQPLGQLCTLAGASGIASAPVASITASCAADPGSVPPAIPTTPSLSYAPKAFLFSWAAVSGATYYRLGEDPAHSGSFSVLADNLAATTYALQNLALAAPPAAYRYALQACNDRGCSPWSLPVLPDAAKAIGYVKRPDGAAVRGFAGGLSAVAISRNGSLMAISQRDADAVHLFSNESGSWTWVQTLVTPGSAPSSLSLSDEGTLLAGSIQGSVPGGQVEVYRRGPSGWTHEQTWLSPAPQNLGFFGDGVSISSDGTVAAIGEYFVGPGKFHVFRKTSGTWALEESIDAPNGQGGSLFGGSATISGDGSTIAVGAQSESVGGISDAGAAYVYVRDAGAWALGSRLAPPGSAGAAHFGTSLALSYDGSVLAVGARNEDEAGAVRAGALYVYRRGSIGSGHAMEQRLVAPQPALNTAFGGYGVALTRDGTMLAVGAIGDQATSAGVGGDMTPGSVAVGAVFLYDRSSSSGWQRRPAMVKATNPDANDLFGYALAMSGDGRTLAVSAPNEAGSATGIDGDASDNSAPFSGAVYLY, encoded by the coding sequence ATGGCCCGTCTCGCGCCGTTCCTGCTGGCCCTCTCGCTGGGCGCCTGCGGCGGAGGTGGCGACTCATCGGGTGGCAGCTTCCTGGCGTTCCCTCCGGCGCCCCCCGTCTCCTCCACCGGCGCGACGATTGGCGGCACGATCAGCGGTCTGTCGGGCACGGTGGTGCTGCGCAACAACGGGCAGGACGACCTGCGCGTGTCGGCTAACGGCGAGTTCGTCTTCGCCAGCGCCGTGACGCTCGGCAATCCGTACGCGGTGACGATCGCAGCCCAACCCGAGGGCCAGACCTGCAGCGTGAGCGCGGGCCAGGGCACGGCCAACGCCGCGGTGAATGACGTGCGGGTGGTTTGCGCCGCGCAGACGCATCCCGTCGGCGGCACGGTCAGCGGCCTCACCGGCACGCTGGTGCTGCGCAACAACGGCGGCGACGAGCTGAGCGTGACGGCCAATGGTGCCTTCACCTTCGCGCAGGCCCTGCCGCATGGGGCCGCGTACGACGTGAGCGTGCGCACGCAGCCCCTGGGTCAGTTGTGCACTCTGGCCGGCGCATCCGGCATCGCCAGCGCGCCGGTCGCCAGCATCACCGCCAGTTGTGCGGCGGACCCCGGCTCCGTTCCGCCCGCCATTCCCACCACGCCCTCGCTGAGCTATGCGCCCAAGGCCTTCCTGTTCAGCTGGGCGGCCGTATCCGGGGCCACGTACTACCGGCTGGGCGAAGACCCGGCCCACAGCGGCAGCTTCAGCGTGCTGGCCGACAACCTGGCGGCTACCACGTACGCGCTGCAGAATCTCGCGCTGGCCGCGCCCCCTGCCGCGTACCGCTATGCGCTTCAGGCCTGCAACGACAGGGGCTGCAGCCCCTGGTCCTTGCCTGTGCTGCCCGACGCCGCCAAGGCCATCGGCTACGTCAAGCGTCCTGACGGAGCGGCCGTACGCGGCTTCGCGGGCGGCCTGTCGGCCGTTGCCATCAGCCGCAACGGTTCGCTGATGGCCATCTCCCAGCGCGATGCGGATGCGGTCCATCTCTTCAGCAACGAATCGGGAAGCTGGACGTGGGTGCAGACGCTGGTGACGCCGGGCTCTGCCCCGTCGAGCCTCAGCCTGTCCGACGAAGGCACGCTGCTGGCGGGAAGCATCCAGGGCAGCGTTCCTGGCGGACAGGTCGAGGTCTATCGGCGCGGCCCCTCGGGGTGGACGCATGAGCAGACCTGGCTCTCGCCTGCGCCGCAGAACCTCGGTTTCTTCGGCGATGGCGTGAGCATTTCCAGCGACGGCACGGTCGCCGCCATCGGCGAATACTTCGTTGGCCCGGGCAAGTTCCATGTCTTCCGGAAAACCTCGGGAACCTGGGCGCTGGAGGAAAGCATCGATGCACCGAACGGACAGGGCGGATCGCTGTTCGGCGGCTCCGCCACCATCTCGGGCGACGGCTCGACCATTGCCGTGGGTGCGCAGTCCGAGAGCGTGGGCGGCATCTCCGATGCTGGCGCTGCCTACGTCTATGTACGGGACGCAGGCGCGTGGGCGCTCGGCAGCCGCCTGGCGCCGCCCGGGTCGGCCGGCGCGGCGCATTTCGGCACCTCGCTCGCCCTGTCGTACGACGGCAGTGTCCTGGCGGTCGGGGCGCGCAACGAGGACGAAGCCGGCGCCGTCCGTGCCGGCGCGCTGTACGTGTACCGCCGCGGCAGCATCGGCAGCGGCCACGCGATGGAGCAGCGGCTCGTCGCGCCCCAGCCCGCGCTGAACACCGCTTTCGGCGGCTACGGCGTGGCCCTCACACGCGACGGCACGATGCTCGCCGTCGGCGCCATCGGAGACCAGGCCACTTCTGCCGGCGTCGGTGGCGACATGACGCCGGGCAGCGTAGCGGTCGGCGCGGTCTTCCTCTACGACAGGTCTTCTTCCTCCGGATGGCAACGCAGGCCCGCCATGGTCAAGGCCACCAACCCCGACGCGAACGAC
- the arr gene encoding NAD(+)--rifampin ADP-ribosyltransferase: MTILDGGPYFHGTRADLRVGDLLKAGFRSNYDTRVVMNHIYFTAWPKGAGLAAEMAKGDGRGRVYIVEPTGAYEDDPNVTDKKFPGNPTRSYRSREPLRIVGELDTWEPFDPDYIRQLKERVSAGMGEILN; encoded by the coding sequence ATGACTATATTGGACGGCGGCCCCTACTTTCATGGCACGCGGGCAGACCTCAGGGTGGGCGATCTGCTCAAGGCCGGCTTCCGATCGAATTACGACACCCGCGTCGTGATGAACCACATCTACTTCACCGCCTGGCCCAAGGGCGCCGGACTGGCTGCGGAAATGGCGAAGGGCGACGGCCGTGGCCGCGTGTACATCGTCGAGCCCACTGGGGCCTACGAAGACGATCCCAACGTCACCGACAAGAAGTTCCCGGGCAACCCGACGCGCTCGTACCGGAGCAGGGAGCCGTTGCGAATCGTCGGCGAACTGGATACCTGGGAGCCCTTCGATCCGGATTACATCCGGCAGCTGAAGGAGCGTGTCAGCGCCGGCATGGGAGAGATCCTCAACTGA
- a CDS encoding LysR family transcriptional regulator — MDQLLALKVFVRIAETNAFSRAADAMNVPRPTVTKLIQDLEHHLGVRLLQRTTRKVSVTADGSAYYERAKRLIAELEDMDQLASGARSQLRGRLRVDVGSVLANRILIPALGHFRDLYPDLQLELGVSDRPADLIGEGVDCAIRGGEMPDSSMVARHLAHLEWVTCASSAYIAARGIPEHPDDLLSVTGEGQGGRHTISGYFSSLTGRAFSLEFNRHGERVAVKPGDGTSFNESTAHVNALLHGLGVGQTFRFAVAPFLGDGSLVEILPDWSRPAHTIRLVYPSNRQLSAKIRAFADWAVAVFAPFDSRPRVDGE, encoded by the coding sequence GTGGATCAACTGCTGGCCCTGAAGGTCTTCGTTCGCATCGCCGAGACCAACGCCTTTTCTCGCGCCGCGGACGCGATGAACGTCCCGCGTCCGACAGTGACGAAGCTCATCCAGGACCTGGAGCATCACCTCGGCGTGCGACTGCTCCAGCGCACCACGAGAAAGGTCAGCGTCACGGCCGACGGGTCTGCCTACTACGAGCGCGCGAAGCGGCTCATTGCCGAGCTGGAAGACATGGACCAGCTGGCCAGCGGAGCCCGATCGCAACTGCGAGGGCGGCTGCGGGTGGATGTCGGCTCGGTGCTGGCCAATCGCATCCTCATTCCGGCCCTGGGGCATTTCCGCGATCTTTACCCGGACCTTCAGCTGGAACTCGGGGTGAGCGACCGGCCGGCCGACCTGATCGGCGAAGGCGTCGACTGCGCGATCAGGGGTGGCGAGATGCCTGATTCATCCATGGTGGCCCGGCATCTTGCGCATCTGGAATGGGTGACGTGTGCATCGAGCGCCTACATCGCCGCGAGAGGCATCCCGGAGCACCCTGACGACCTGCTGTCCGTGACCGGCGAAGGGCAGGGGGGCCGGCACACGATTTCCGGCTACTTCTCGTCATTGACCGGCCGCGCCTTCTCGCTCGAATTCAACCGGCACGGGGAGCGGGTCGCGGTCAAGCCAGGCGATGGCACGTCGTTCAACGAGAGCACGGCGCACGTCAACGCGCTGCTTCACGGGCTGGGGGTGGGACAGACCTTCCGCTTTGCGGTGGCGCCGTTTCTTGGTGATGGCAGCCTGGTGGAGATATTGCCGGACTGGAGCCGGCCTGCTCACACCATACGGCTGGTGTACCCGAGCAATCGGCAGCTGAGTGCCAAGATCCGGGCGTTCGCAGACTGGGCCGTGGCGGTGTTTGCGCCTTTCGACTCGAGGCCCAGGGTGGATGGCGAGTGA
- a CDS encoding di-heme oxidoredictase family protein produces the protein MPMRMLARKAALETALTPVGAKASSQERGDLGAAAAIDHDANTRWSSTFTDNADLTLDFGKTELITRVRIDWENAHASRYLLQVSNDEASWTTIRAVDNSQGGTEDLGDLAGQGRYLRMQGVKRSSQYGYSIFEIQAFAGTRAEPPPEPAQPPAPVDPAKPGTPVVPVSATSSALENPGLPATMAIDGKLNTRWASRFEDGAWIQFDFGVKTQVGYMRLLWENSYGKEYALLVSDDEKNWTQVRYVSNGRGGTEEFFNLGIDARYVRLQGVARATQYGYSLFEVDFKKPGSDNTLPSSLTSALKFPANGSGLVPLPASAQPLETLQFTLPDGSLVTRFGARGLARHGRERGAEWNEIGYGPNETVDPVTGAPLDGSPGNYLTFVSQYFKNRTWGVEIIDNSRVPGVTKPTLIVNQYTTVDFLSGGVAFFRAFDRPGVTGYGWMAPGELVDRNVPVCKPVAYPPNAALTTPTGINNACTLLVKDYPGHGDLDANGFPNGKTIPARPLVVGDVIEVSPSMFSTTEAMAAKGDTGGIRYYSYEWIYVVGKGLQPWYGVQPRLNSVPLPDETLSGGLGSVSYNYSNNGQFMFQQPHNNIGMQNMQRFVEGRRLIHTNFTTGDHNEPGNDRYLPAVGLQGQRFNQSACIGCHVNNGRSTAPSSLNLRLDTMSVRVAKVDEAGQQTPHPVYGTAVQMNVLSTTGTPQDWGTSVRVGKFETSVVKLADGTAVELRKPVLAFEGPTPEISSLRAAQPMVGLGLLEAIPEADILSRVRSNPDEDGVRGTANFVFDPEAGAVRLGRFGWKASKATLRHQAADALLLDMAVTSPVYPNLSCSTDRAGCASAGVRKGISESDLKSMSNYLALLAVPAQRSLASGFPKGVAPLQEHRIDPQQVSAGARLFQGMRCTACHTAEMKTGAGHLFAELRSQTIRPYSDLLLHDMGPGLADKFVEGQAKGSMWRTAPLWGLGYTEKVVGDKAKAGYLHDGRARNLTEAILWHAGEADRSRQRFEGLSAADREALLAFLKSL, from the coding sequence ATGCCGATGCGCATGCTCGCGAGAAAGGCTGCACTGGAAACCGCACTGACCCCGGTAGGCGCCAAAGCGAGTTCGCAAGAGCGCGGCGACCTCGGCGCTGCAGCGGCCATCGACCACGACGCGAACACGCGCTGGAGCAGCACCTTCACCGACAACGCGGACCTCACGCTGGATTTCGGGAAGACCGAACTCATCACCCGCGTGCGCATCGACTGGGAGAACGCGCACGCGAGCCGATACCTCTTGCAGGTGTCCAACGACGAAGCGAGCTGGACCACCATCCGCGCGGTCGACAACAGCCAGGGCGGCACCGAAGACCTGGGCGATCTCGCGGGGCAGGGCCGCTACCTGCGCATGCAGGGTGTCAAGCGGTCGTCGCAGTATGGCTACTCGATCTTCGAGATCCAGGCCTTTGCCGGCACGCGCGCCGAGCCACCGCCCGAGCCTGCGCAGCCTCCCGCACCTGTCGACCCCGCCAAGCCGGGTACACCCGTCGTGCCGGTGTCGGCGACCTCTTCCGCATTGGAAAACCCGGGACTTCCGGCGACCATGGCGATCGACGGCAAGCTCAACACCCGATGGGCCAGCAGGTTCGAGGACGGGGCATGGATCCAGTTCGACTTCGGCGTGAAGACACAGGTCGGCTACATGCGCCTGCTGTGGGAGAACTCCTATGGCAAGGAGTACGCGCTGCTGGTGTCCGACGACGAAAAGAACTGGACGCAGGTGCGCTACGTGTCCAACGGGCGCGGGGGCACCGAGGAGTTCTTCAACCTCGGAATCGATGCGCGCTATGTCCGCCTGCAGGGCGTCGCCCGGGCAACGCAGTATGGGTACTCGCTGTTCGAGGTCGACTTCAAGAAGCCGGGCAGCGACAACACGCTGCCGAGCAGCCTGACATCGGCGTTGAAGTTTCCGGCCAACGGCAGCGGGCTCGTTCCGTTGCCTGCCTCGGCCCAGCCGCTGGAAACGCTTCAGTTCACGCTGCCCGACGGTTCGCTGGTCACCCGGTTCGGCGCGCGCGGCCTGGCCCGCCATGGCCGCGAGCGGGGCGCGGAATGGAATGAGATCGGCTATGGGCCCAACGAAACGGTCGATCCGGTCACGGGCGCGCCGCTCGACGGCTCGCCGGGCAACTACCTGACCTTCGTTTCGCAGTACTTCAAGAACCGCACCTGGGGTGTGGAGATCATCGACAACAGCCGCGTGCCGGGCGTGACCAAGCCGACGCTGATCGTCAACCAGTACACCACGGTGGACTTCCTGAGCGGTGGCGTCGCGTTCTTTCGCGCGTTCGATCGCCCCGGTGTCACGGGCTACGGCTGGATGGCACCGGGCGAACTCGTGGACCGCAACGTTCCCGTGTGCAAGCCCGTGGCATATCCGCCGAATGCCGCGCTGACCACGCCCACCGGCATCAACAATGCCTGCACCTTGCTGGTCAAGGACTATCCCGGGCACGGCGACCTGGATGCCAACGGCTTCCCGAACGGCAAGACCATTCCTGCGCGTCCGCTCGTCGTCGGCGACGTCATCGAAGTTTCGCCCTCCATGTTCTCCACCACCGAGGCCATGGCGGCCAAGGGCGACACCGGCGGCATCCGCTACTACTCGTACGAATGGATCTATGTCGTGGGCAAGGGCCTGCAGCCCTGGTACGGCGTTCAGCCGCGCCTCAACTCGGTACCGCTGCCGGACGAGACGCTGTCGGGTGGCCTGGGCTCGGTGTCCTACAACTACTCGAACAACGGGCAGTTCATGTTCCAGCAGCCTCACAACAACATCGGCATGCAGAACATGCAGCGTTTCGTCGAAGGCCGCCGTCTGATCCACACGAATTTCACGACCGGCGATCACAACGAACCCGGCAACGACCGCTACCTGCCTGCGGTCGGTCTGCAGGGGCAGCGTTTCAACCAGTCGGCCTGTATCGGCTGCCACGTCAACAATGGCCGCAGCACGGCGCCGTCGTCGTTGAACCTGCGGCTCGACACCATGTCCGTACGGGTGGCGAAGGTCGACGAGGCCGGGCAGCAGACACCTCATCCGGTGTACGGCACGGCGGTACAGATGAACGTGCTGTCGACAACCGGAACGCCGCAGGACTGGGGCACCAGCGTCCGGGTCGGGAAATTCGAGACCAGCGTCGTGAAGCTCGCGGACGGCACGGCGGTCGAATTGCGCAAGCCCGTGCTCGCATTCGAAGGCCCGACGCCGGAGATTTCATCGTTGCGGGCTGCGCAGCCCATGGTGGGACTCGGATTGCTCGAAGCCATACCGGAGGCCGACATCCTGTCGCGCGTGAGATCGAATCCGGACGAGGACGGCGTCAGGGGCACGGCCAACTTCGTCTTCGATCCCGAAGCCGGCGCTGTCCGCCTCGGACGCTTCGGCTGGAAAGCCTCCAAGGCGACGCTGCGCCACCAGGCCGCCGATGCGCTGCTGCTGGACATGGCGGTGACTTCCCCGGTCTACCCCAACCTCAGTTGCAGCACCGACCGCGCCGGCTGCGCCTCCGCCGGCGTGCGCAAAGGCATTTCCGAGTCGGACCTGAAGTCCATGTCCAACTACCTTGCACTGCTGGCCGTGCCCGCGCAACGCAGCCTGGCGAGTGGATTCCCCAAGGGTGTGGCGCCATTGCAGGAGCACCGGATCGATCCGCAACAGGTGAGCGCCGGCGCAAGGCTCTTCCAGGGCATGCGATGCACCGCTTGCCACACTGCCGAGATGAAGACGGGTGCGGGCCATCTGTTCGCGGAGTTGCGCAGCCAGACCATCCGTCCGTATTCCGACCTGCTGTTGCACGACATGGGCCCCGGCCTCGCGGACAAGTTCGTCGAAGGCCAGGCGAAGGGCAGCATGTGGCGCACGGCGCCGTTGTGGGGGCTGGGCTATACCGAGAAGGTCGTGGGTGACAAGGCCAAGGCGGGATACCTGCACGACGGACGGGCACGCAACCTCACCGAGGCAATCCTGTGGCACGCAGGGGAAGCGGACCGCTCGCGGCAACGTTTCGAAGGCCTCTCCGCTGCCGATCGCGAAGCGCTTCTCGCGTTCCTGAAGTCGCTCTGA
- a CDS encoding TetR/AcrR family transcriptional regulator: MEGFDHRPDHRPEVAEKRRALMRARILEATARAFTGRVSATPGIEDIARAADISHGTFYRYFESLDEAVVAAGIAVSDELMIGILPFYDFLKEPWQRFSVGFRLYLVRSLEDPKRTEFLIRMDVWPHGSLVDKYMSADLQKGLDEGQFEIDNVEAATDFLKGASAGTIQAVRRGVAEPERYIDAAVGMGLRSLGCDVEACRKGVQFSRAHVAQLPARRPFSET; this comes from the coding sequence ATGGAAGGCTTCGACCATCGCCCCGATCACCGCCCCGAAGTGGCCGAGAAGCGCCGCGCGCTGATGCGCGCGCGCATCCTCGAAGCCACCGCGCGCGCCTTCACCGGCAGGGTCAGCGCCACGCCCGGCATCGAGGACATCGCCCGCGCAGCGGACATTTCGCACGGCACGTTCTATCGCTACTTCGAGTCGCTGGACGAAGCCGTGGTGGCGGCCGGCATCGCGGTCAGCGACGAACTCATGATCGGCATCCTGCCGTTCTACGATTTCCTGAAGGAGCCGTGGCAACGCTTTTCGGTCGGCTTCCGGCTGTACCTCGTGCGCTCGCTCGAAGACCCGAAGCGCACCGAATTCCTGATCCGCATGGATGTCTGGCCCCATGGTTCGCTGGTCGACAAGTACATGTCCGCCGACCTGCAGAAAGGGCTCGACGAGGGCCAGTTCGAGATCGACAACGTCGAGGCCGCAACGGATTTTCTGAAGGGTGCCTCCGCCGGCACGATCCAGGCCGTGCGCCGTGGCGTGGCCGAGCCGGAGCGCTACATCGATGCGGCGGTGGGCATGGGCTTGCGCAGCCTCGGCTGCGACGTCGAGGCTTGCCGCAAGGGCGTGCAGTTTTCGCGTGCCCATGTGGCGCAGCTGCCTGCGCGACGGCCCTTCTCAGAGACCTGA
- a CDS encoding acyl-CoA dehydrogenase family protein, whose amino-acid sequence MSPTATASVVTRLTPRRPPAVQVDEWVKPNREIIERATRLVPLIREHAARTSEERQVVPEVMKALEEAGLFRLLVPKRYGGLGTNLRTMMETVAEVGRGDGSTSWAVALLNVCTWFATTYSQQAQDEVFGANPNARCCGIFTPGSKAERVEGGYMVSGRWGYASGSFAADWGTLGLFLPDGNGGFTPALGLIPATAWTIEDTWFVTGMKGSGSNTIVVVDHFVPDHRIQTFANLMEAKFATPHQDTEPLANMVFVPVAALVLVGAQLGLGRAMMDLTLERLPNKPVAYTTYAQSKNSPTHQLAAASAAIKIDMAYLLMQRACEDIDGAAARGEVMSLLQRGRVRNDTGHIFALVKEAFDILMTANGAGSFAEPNLMNKLWRDSEIAGRHAYVTTEVGKEAYGRLLLGADGGIPLVAL is encoded by the coding sequence ATGTCCCCCACCGCAACAGCTTCCGTCGTCACCCGTCTCACGCCCCGCAGGCCGCCGGCCGTGCAGGTCGACGAATGGGTCAAGCCGAACCGCGAGATCATCGAACGCGCCACGCGGCTCGTGCCGCTGATCCGCGAACACGCCGCCCGCACCTCCGAAGAGCGCCAGGTCGTGCCCGAGGTGATGAAGGCCCTCGAGGAGGCGGGCCTGTTCAGGCTGCTGGTGCCCAAGCGCTATGGCGGCCTGGGCACCAACCTGCGCACGATGATGGAGACCGTGGCCGAAGTGGGCCGCGGCGACGGCTCGACCTCGTGGGCCGTGGCCCTGCTGAACGTGTGCACCTGGTTCGCCACCACCTATTCGCAGCAGGCGCAGGACGAAGTCTTCGGCGCCAACCCGAACGCCAGGTGCTGCGGCATCTTCACGCCCGGCAGCAAGGCCGAGCGTGTCGAAGGCGGCTACATGGTGAGCGGACGCTGGGGCTACGCGTCGGGCTCGTTCGCGGCCGACTGGGGCACGCTGGGCCTGTTCCTGCCGGACGGCAACGGTGGGTTCACGCCGGCGCTCGGCCTCATTCCGGCCACGGCCTGGACCATCGAGGACACCTGGTTCGTCACCGGCATGAAGGGCTCGGGCAGCAACACGATCGTGGTCGTCGACCACTTCGTGCCGGACCATCGCATCCAGACCTTCGCGAACCTGATGGAGGCGAAGTTCGCGACGCCGCACCAGGACACCGAGCCGCTCGCCAACATGGTGTTCGTGCCGGTGGCGGCGCTGGTGCTGGTGGGCGCGCAGCTCGGCCTGGGCCGCGCGATGATGGACCTCACGCTGGAGCGCCTGCCGAACAAGCCCGTGGCCTACACCACGTATGCGCAGTCGAAGAACTCGCCCACGCACCAGCTCGCCGCCGCATCGGCGGCCATCAAGATCGACATGGCCTACCTGCTGATGCAGCGCGCCTGCGAGGACATCGACGGCGCGGCGGCGCGCGGCGAGGTGATGTCGCTGCTGCAGCGCGGGCGGGTGCGCAACGACACCGGCCACATCTTCGCGCTCGTCAAGGAGGCCTTCGACATCCTCATGACGGCCAACGGCGCAGGCTCCTTTGCCGAGCCCAACCTCATGAACAAGCTGTGGCGCGACAGCGAGATCGCCGGACGCCACGCCTATGTCACCACCGAGGTCGGCAAAGAAGCCTATGGGCGCCTGCTGCTCGGCGCGGACGGCGGCATTCCGCTGGTGGCGCTGTGA
- a CDS encoding flavin reductase family protein, with translation MTAAAIAWPTAGGSDFRAAMRRLAAGVCVITTVDEGRYLGCTATAVTSVSAEPPILLVCLNRNSRTHAAVLRAGFFGVSVLAAEDAQLARDFAGMGRVPDRFWDDGWTTLHSGAPVLSNRAAAFDCRVTQSSGVASHTVIFGEVAWARHQAGSLLVYAEGNFARLSAH, from the coding sequence GTGACCGCCGCCGCGATCGCATGGCCGACCGCCGGCGGCAGCGACTTCAGGGCCGCCATGCGCCGGCTGGCGGCCGGCGTGTGCGTGATCACCACCGTCGACGAGGGCCGCTATCTCGGCTGCACGGCGACGGCGGTGACGTCGGTGTCGGCCGAGCCGCCGATATTGCTGGTGTGCCTGAACCGCAACTCGCGCACGCACGCGGCCGTGTTGCGCGCGGGATTCTTCGGTGTGAGCGTGCTGGCGGCGGAAGATGCGCAGCTCGCGCGCGACTTCGCGGGCATGGGCAGGGTGCCCGACCGCTTCTGGGATGACGGCTGGACCACGCTGCATTCGGGCGCACCGGTGCTCAGCAACCGCGCCGCCGCATTCGACTGCCGGGTGACGCAGTCCAGTGGCGTGGCGTCGCACACGGTGATCTTCGGCGAGGTGGCGTGGGCACGGCATCAGGCGGGGAGCCTGCTGGTGTATGCGGAAGGGAACTTTGCGCGGTTGTCCGCGCATTGA